One genomic window of Micropterus dolomieu isolate WLL.071019.BEF.003 ecotype Adirondacks linkage group LG14, ASM2129224v1, whole genome shotgun sequence includes the following:
- the LOC123982861 gene encoding galanin receptor 2a encodes MNFSSGNSSSWKTESVVISLAFSVIFLVGTVGNSLVLAVLFRNGQMNTKTTNMFILNLGIADLCFIVFCVPFQATIYTLDGWVFGPVVCKVVHFIIFLTMYASIFTLTAVSLDRYLAICYPLRSREMRTPKNALTSICLVWALALVFSGPYLSYYAQMELAGAVVCIPAWETKPRIIMDVCTFIFGYLIPLLVLCLTYGRTIRYLWTSVDPVKDRSESRRAKQKVTKMIVIVAALFCLCWLPHHLVILCMWSGRFPLNHATYVLRILSHLVAYTNSCLNPIVYALISKHFRKGFRKVFSCSLRTREVNKVHVAQVSSVETSN; translated from the exons ATGAATTTCTCCTCGGGGAACTCCTCCTCGTGGAAAACGGAGTCTGTGGTCATTTCTTTGGCGTTTTCGGTCATTTTCCTGGTCGGCACCGTGGGAAACTCTCTGGTCCTCGCGGTTCTGTTTCGCAACGGGCAGATGAATACCAAAACCACCAACATGTTCATCCTCAACCTCGGGATAGCAgatctgtgttttattgttttctgcGTGCCCTTTCAAGCCACCATCTACACTCTGGATGGATGGGTGTTCGGCCCCGTGGTGTGCAAAGTCGTGCACTTCATCATTTTTCTCACCATGTACGCGAGCATCTTTACTCTGACAGCTGTTTCCCTGGACAG GTATTTAGCCATTTGCTACCCACTCCGGTCGAGGGAGATGAGAACACCAAAGAATGCCCTCACCTCGATCTGCCTGGTTTGGGCCTTGGCCTTGGTTTTCTCAGGACCGTATCTCAGCTACTATGCACAGATGGAGCTGGCCGGCGCCGTGGTGTGTATTCCTGCCTGGGAGACCAAACCACGCATCATAATGGATGTGTGCACCTTCATCTTTGGCTACCTAATCCCCCTCCTGGTGCTCTGCCTCACCTACGGTCGCACCATCCGATACCTGTGGACCAGCGTGGATCCCGTAAAGGACAGGTCCGAGTCGAGGCGGGCCAAGCAGAAAGTCACAAAGATGATCGTCATTGTCGCCGCTCTCTTCTGCCTCTGCTGGCTTCCCCATCACCTGGTCATCCTCTGCATGTGGTCCGGACGCTTCCCCCTCAACCACGCCACCTACGTCCTCCGTATCCTCTCCCACCTGGTGGCTTACACCAACTCTTGCCTGAACCCCATCGTCTACGCGCTCATCTCCAAGCACTTCCGCAAAGGCTTCAGGAAG